The Heyndrickxia vini genome contains a region encoding:
- the nikB gene encoding nickel ABC transporter permease has translation MLRYIGKRIIEMIPILFIVTVLVFLFTHLIPGDPARLVAGKDATLEEVNNVRAQMGLDQPIWKQYFTYMGSLFQGDLGTSLKTGLPVSAMFIDRFMPSIYLTLFSMGWALVIGLLIGTISAVFKNKWPDYLGMVTAVSGISLPGFWLGLILIQIFSVQLGWLPTGGSEGWKSYVLPSITLGAGIMSMLARFTRSSLLDTLKADFIRTGRAKGLKESVIIPKHALRNSLISVVTIAGLQFGFLLGGSVVVETVFSFPGMGRLLIDSISFRDYPVIQAELLLFSVEFILVNLVVDILYSLLNPKIRYVS, from the coding sequence GTGCTTCGTTATATTGGAAAGAGAATTATCGAAATGATTCCAATTCTATTTATAGTGACTGTGTTAGTTTTCCTTTTTACCCATTTGATTCCAGGTGACCCAGCCCGTCTAGTAGCAGGAAAGGATGCAACATTAGAAGAGGTAAACAATGTGAGGGCACAAATGGGACTGGATCAACCAATTTGGAAGCAATATTTTACATACATGGGCAGCCTATTTCAAGGTGATTTAGGTACTTCTTTAAAAACAGGATTACCTGTGTCAGCCATGTTTATTGATCGGTTTATGCCCTCAATCTATTTAACTTTATTCAGTATGGGGTGGGCGCTTGTTATTGGCTTACTTATCGGTACCATTTCAGCTGTATTTAAAAATAAATGGCCGGATTATTTGGGCATGGTAACGGCTGTATCCGGAATTTCCTTACCCGGGTTTTGGCTAGGATTGATTCTAATTCAAATTTTTTCGGTCCAACTGGGTTGGCTGCCAACCGGCGGTTCAGAAGGCTGGAAAAGCTATGTTCTTCCATCCATTACATTAGGTGCTGGGATTATGTCCATGCTTGCCCGCTTCACACGCTCGTCCTTACTCGATACGTTAAAGGCAGATTTTATTCGTACAGGGCGTGCGAAAGGGTTAAAGGAATCAGTTATCATCCCTAAGCATGCGTTAAGAAATTCTTTAATCTCCGTTGTAACGATTGCGGGATTACAGTTTGGCTTTCTATTAGGTGGTTCAGTCGTTGTAGAAACGGTCTTTAGTTTTCCGGGAATGGGGCGTTTACTCATCGATTCCATTTCATTTAGAGATTATCCGGTAATCCAGGCAGAATTGTTATTGTTTTCCGTTGAATTTATATTAGTCAATTTAGTTGTGGATATTTTATACAGCTTACTTAATCCAAAAATCCGTTATGTATCTTAA
- a CDS encoding ABC transporter permease, whose amino-acid sequence MSRVETEQQTIIQKNKYSVVREFWKNFKRQKAAVVASIFILLLILIAIIGPSIAPYDPYKPDYNSTLLGPSKAHLAGTDEYGRDIFSRLLIGTRISLSVSIVSVLLGAVGGTILGILSGYFGGWLDRIIMRGSDVMFAFPDLLLAIAIVAILGPGLNNVIIAVSVFSIPSFSRLVRGATLEAKESVFVEAAKSMGASHRRIMFKHIFPETLSSLIVFFTMRIGTAILAAASLSFLGLGASPETPDWGAMLSMGRDYLGTSSHVVIMPGIAIFLTVLAFNIIGDGLRDVLDPKTKNE is encoded by the coding sequence ATTTCAAGAGTAGAAACTGAACAGCAGACCATCATTCAGAAAAATAAGTATTCAGTGGTTCGTGAATTTTGGAAGAATTTTAAGAGACAAAAGGCAGCTGTCGTAGCTAGTATCTTTATTCTCCTTTTAATCCTAATTGCGATAATTGGCCCGTCTATCGCCCCTTATGATCCTTATAAACCAGATTATAATTCTACATTATTAGGACCAAGCAAGGCCCATTTAGCTGGGACAGATGAATATGGAAGAGATATTTTTAGCCGCTTATTGATAGGTACAAGGATTTCTTTAAGTGTAAGTATTGTATCCGTGTTACTCGGGGCAGTTGGAGGGACCATACTTGGGATATTAAGCGGTTACTTCGGTGGCTGGTTAGACCGCATTATTATGAGGGGCAGTGATGTTATGTTTGCCTTTCCTGATTTATTGCTTGCCATTGCGATTGTGGCTATTTTAGGTCCCGGATTAAATAATGTGATTATTGCTGTTTCGGTTTTCAGTATTCCTTCATTTTCCAGACTGGTAAGGGGTGCCACATTAGAAGCGAAGGAAAGTGTCTTTGTTGAGGCAGCTAAATCGATGGGTGCTTCACATCGAAGAATCATGTTTAAGCATATTTTTCCTGAAACACTTAGTAGTTTAATTGTTTTCTTCACTATGCGGATTGGTACCGCCATTTTAGCAGCAGCTAGCTTAAGCTTTCTCGGTTTAGGAGCGAGCCCGGAAACACCTGATTGGGGAGCTATGTTGAGTATGGGACGTGATTACTTAGGGACATCTTCCCATGTTGTCATCATGCCTGGTATTGCCATCTTTTTAACCGTCCTTGCATTCAATATCATTGGAGATGGATTAAGAGATGTATTGGATCCTAAAACAAAGAATGAGTAA
- a CDS encoding ABC transporter ATP-binding protein, which translates to MKEKLLHVTGLQTEFTKDKQKVRILHGVNFHIYKGEVLGLVGESGCGKSLTSLSIMRLFKGTSGEITDGHIEFDGKDITSLSESEMRKIRGKQMAMIFQEPMTSLNPVMRIGEQLLESVRLHLGLKDKQAKEHVIAILNKVGIPRAAEIMNEFPHQLSGGMRQRIMIAIAMACHPKLLIADEPTTALDVTIQAQILNLMQQLQQQEDMSILLITHDLGVVAEMCDRVVVMYAGRVVEEADVFDLFESPKHPYTQGLIGSVPKIGARRDKLDSIKGNVPDPSNMPKGCKFAPRCKNVMPICLEKEPTITQLENNRMCSCWLYEQERGEVHA; encoded by the coding sequence ATGAAGGAAAAATTACTACATGTTACTGGGCTTCAAACGGAATTCACGAAAGATAAACAAAAGGTGAGAATTCTACACGGTGTGAACTTCCATATTTATAAGGGAGAGGTTCTAGGTCTTGTTGGAGAATCCGGATGCGGAAAGAGTTTAACCTCCCTATCCATTATGAGGTTATTTAAAGGGACGAGTGGTGAAATCACGGACGGCCATATTGAATTTGATGGCAAGGATATTACTAGTTTGTCAGAAAGTGAGATGCGTAAAATTCGAGGGAAACAAATGGCGATGATTTTCCAAGAGCCGATGACCTCGTTAAACCCGGTTATGAGAATAGGAGAACAATTACTGGAATCTGTTCGCCTGCATTTAGGGTTAAAAGATAAACAAGCGAAAGAACATGTAATCGCCATTTTAAATAAGGTAGGAATCCCACGTGCGGCTGAAATCATGAACGAATTTCCTCATCAATTGTCAGGTGGAATGAGGCAAAGAATCATGATTGCAATCGCCATGGCTTGTCATCCGAAATTATTGATTGCCGATGAACCGACAACTGCACTTGATGTGACCATTCAAGCGCAAATATTAAATCTCATGCAACAACTTCAACAGCAGGAGGATATGTCCATCTTATTAATCACCCATGATTTAGGTGTTGTAGCTGAGATGTGTGATCGTGTAGTAGTTATGTACGCAGGACGAGTGGTGGAAGAAGCAGATGTATTTGATTTATTTGAAAGTCCAAAACACCCATATACCCAAGGATTAATTGGATCGGTGCCAAAAATTGGGGCACGGCGCGATAAACTTGATTCCATTAAAGGAAATGTGCCGGATCCAAGTAATATGCCGAAAGGATGCAAGTTTGCACCAAGATGTAAAAATGTCATGCCTATTTGTTTAGAAAAAGAGCCAACCATAACCCAACTGGAAAATAACAGAATGTGCAGTTGTTGGCTTTATGAGCAGGAAAGGGGCGAGGTTCATGCCTAG
- a CDS encoding ABC transporter ATP-binding protein, whose amino-acid sequence MPSTLLKVEKLKKSFDIPGNMFEKKKTLKAVNDVSFAITEGKTFSLVGESGCGKSTTGRLISRLLQPNQGEIWIDGEEISKKKESQLKTMRQKVQMIFQDPYASLNPRMKVRDIIAEPLVIHTKLSKKEQQKLVSEMLEVVGLNEYHADRYAHEFSGGQRQRIGIARALIMKPRLIIADEPVSALDVSIQSQILNLLKDLQSEYNLTYLFISHDLSVVEHISDYIGVMYLGTIVESGPKENIFSNPQHPYTKALLSSVPIPDPKLRRERIILKGDLPSPVNPPKGCRFHTRCPVVTEMCKTIEPVMKKGLTDDHFVSCHLIK is encoded by the coding sequence ATGCCTAGTACTCTTTTAAAAGTGGAGAAATTGAAAAAATCCTTTGATATTCCAGGTAACATGTTTGAAAAAAAGAAAACCTTGAAGGCGGTCAATGATGTTTCTTTTGCCATCACCGAAGGGAAAACGTTTAGCCTTGTCGGGGAGAGTGGATGTGGAAAATCAACAACAGGTCGACTCATTTCGCGATTATTACAACCCAATCAAGGTGAAATTTGGATTGACGGGGAAGAGATTTCGAAAAAGAAAGAATCCCAGTTAAAAACAATGAGGCAGAAGGTCCAAATGATCTTTCAAGACCCATATGCTTCGTTAAACCCTCGCATGAAGGTTCGGGATATTATTGCAGAACCTCTTGTCATTCATACGAAGTTATCTAAGAAAGAGCAACAAAAACTAGTTTCCGAGATGTTAGAAGTGGTGGGGTTGAATGAATATCATGCCGACCGTTATGCCCATGAGTTCAGCGGCGGTCAACGTCAGCGTATTGGAATTGCCCGTGCCCTGATTATGAAACCACGACTCATTATTGCCGATGAGCCAGTTTCGGCATTGGATGTCTCCATCCAATCACAAATATTAAATCTATTAAAAGATTTACAAAGTGAATATAATCTCACCTATTTATTTATATCCCATGACCTAAGTGTAGTTGAACATATAAGCGACTATATCGGTGTGATGTATTTAGGGACGATTGTGGAATCCGGACCAAAAGAGAACATATTCTCAAATCCGCAGCATCCTTACACGAAGGCATTGTTATCATCCGTGCCGATACCGGATCCGAAGTTAAGAAGGGAACGGATTATTCTTAAAGGTGATTTGCCAAGTCCGGTGAATCCCCCTAAAGGGTGTCGTTTCCATACACGTTGCCCTGTTGTTACGGAAATGTGTAAAACGATTGAACCTGTTATGAAGAAAGGTCTAACAGACGATCATTTTGTTTCTTGTCATTTAATTAAGTAA
- a CDS encoding sugar phosphate isomerase/epimerase family protein — protein sequence MKVGLSTYSLVRELREGTMNVLDVIQWISDNGGEHMEIVPYGFTVVDNVELADQIKEKAQSVGIELSAYSMPANFVQDTEEAFQEEVERIKQHVDIVNRLGIKILRHDVTAFTLPPESMTIHYFDKHFSQLVKGSQLIADYAAQYGITTTIENHGFNVQTSDRVQRVIHAVNRDNFKTTLDVGNFLCIDEDPLVGVKKNLPYAQTVHFKDFYVRPYYENPGGGDWFITVNGNYLRGAIVGHGDINIREVIKLVKQSGYDGYLTVEFEGMEDCKVGSKIGMDNVRRLWNEN from the coding sequence ATGAAGGTAGGATTAAGCACATATAGTTTAGTAAGAGAGTTAAGAGAAGGAACAATGAATGTTTTAGATGTCATTCAGTGGATTTCTGATAATGGCGGAGAACATATGGAAATCGTTCCTTATGGTTTTACTGTTGTAGATAATGTTGAATTGGCTGATCAAATTAAAGAAAAAGCGCAATCAGTTGGGATTGAATTATCGGCGTACTCAATGCCGGCAAATTTCGTCCAAGATACAGAGGAAGCGTTTCAAGAAGAGGTTGAACGAATTAAACAGCATGTGGATATTGTTAACCGATTAGGAATTAAAATTTTACGCCACGATGTGACGGCATTTACCTTACCTCCAGAATCGATGACGATTCATTATTTTGATAAACATTTTTCCCAATTAGTTAAAGGAAGTCAGTTAATTGCAGACTACGCAGCGCAATATGGCATTACAACGACGATCGAAAACCATGGCTTCAATGTTCAAACAAGTGATCGTGTCCAACGAGTTATTCATGCAGTCAATCGGGATAATTTTAAAACAACTTTAGATGTTGGAAATTTCTTATGTATTGATGAAGATCCACTTGTAGGAGTGAAAAAGAATCTTCCATACGCGCAAACAGTTCATTTTAAAGATTTTTATGTTCGTCCTTATTATGAAAATCCAGGTGGCGGAGACTGGTTTATTACTGTAAATGGGAACTACTTACGCGGTGCCATTGTTGGACATGGGGATATCAATATCCGCGAAGTTATCAAGCTTGTCAAACAGTCCGGCTATGATGGGTATCTTACGGTGGAATTTGAAGGGATGGAAGATTGTAAGGTCGGTTCAAAGATTGGTATGGATAATGTGAGAAGACTTTGGAATGAAAATTAA
- a CDS encoding Gfo/Idh/MocA family protein, producing the protein MAKLRVCVIGTGTISDMHFQSYAKHPDVILYGVFDYVRERAEEKAQAYGIPHVYEELHEIFADPQVDAVSICTWNNSHAELAIAALEGGKHVLVEKPLSLNLEEAIEVQKAAQKNNRLLQVGFVRRFATNTKVLKSFIDDGKLGDIYYAKASCIRRIGNPGGWFADKERSGGGPLIDLGVHVIDICWYLMGRPKVKSISGHTYHQLGNRANVKNLKFYKAADYDKGKNTVEDLANALVTFENGASLFVDVSYTLHTKKDDIHVKLFGTKGGAELEPELVMISEENDTIINIHPQIDHLSFDFENAFQNEIDSFVQCCLTGAESIAPVEDGVEMMKILTGIYEAASKKCEVVFS; encoded by the coding sequence ATGGCTAAATTACGTGTTTGTGTGATTGGAACAGGGACTATATCGGATATGCATTTTCAATCATACGCCAAACATCCAGATGTCATTCTATATGGAGTGTTTGATTATGTACGGGAGCGGGCGGAGGAAAAAGCGCAAGCATATGGGATACCGCATGTATACGAAGAGTTACATGAGATATTTGCCGATCCACAGGTGGATGCTGTTAGTATTTGTACATGGAATAATAGCCACGCTGAACTTGCCATTGCGGCACTTGAAGGTGGGAAGCATGTTCTTGTTGAAAAACCGTTATCCTTAAATCTTGAAGAGGCCATCGAAGTCCAAAAAGCAGCACAAAAAAATAACCGCCTCCTGCAGGTAGGATTTGTCAGGAGATTCGCGACGAACACAAAAGTATTAAAATCCTTCATCGATGATGGTAAATTAGGTGACATTTATTATGCGAAGGCGTCCTGTATTCGCCGTATCGGAAATCCGGGAGGCTGGTTTGCGGATAAGGAAAGATCCGGAGGAGGTCCGCTAATCGATCTTGGCGTCCATGTCATCGATATTTGCTGGTATTTAATGGGGCGGCCAAAGGTAAAGTCAATTTCGGGTCATACTTATCACCAACTTGGTAACAGGGCTAATGTAAAGAATCTAAAATTCTACAAAGCAGCCGATTATGATAAAGGAAAGAACACCGTAGAGGATTTGGCTAATGCGCTTGTTACCTTCGAAAATGGTGCCTCCCTTTTCGTCGATGTTTCTTATACTTTGCATACAAAAAAGGACGATATTCATGTGAAGCTATTTGGCACAAAAGGTGGAGCTGAATTAGAGCCTGAATTGGTGATGATTAGTGAAGAAAATGATACGATCATCAATATTCATCCACAAATCGATCATTTATCATTTGATTTTGAGAATGCGTTTCAAAATGAAATTGATTCTTTCGTTCAATGTTGCTTGACCGGTGCAGAATCCATTGCTCCTGTTGAAGATGGTGTCGAAATGATGAAAATTTTAACAGGAATTTACGAGGCGGCAAGTAAAAAGTGTGAGGTGGTATTTTCCTAA
- a CDS encoding sugar phosphate isomerase/epimerase family protein yields the protein MPNSVLISNKTGIIVDSLRLPLFEGLSKAKEMGADGVQIYAVDGEMAPENMLPADRKKLKNYLESLDLEIAALCGDLGGHGFQDAQMNPEKIGKSKRILDLAVELGTNIVTTHIGMIPEAEDSQIYETMQKACEELGVYAKSLGAFFAIETGPEPSKRLKTFLDSLSTNGVSVNFDPANMVMVTGDDPIEGVKCLADYIVHTHVKDGIQLKPVNPRDVYGYLGYGGGVDHEKIAEMVASGQYFREVPLGQGSVDFPKYFAALKEIDYQGYLTIEREVHHNPIKDISAAIEFIKRFKSK from the coding sequence ATGCCAAATTCTGTGCTGATTTCTAATAAAACGGGGATTATTGTAGATAGTCTACGCTTGCCACTTTTTGAGGGATTAAGTAAAGCGAAAGAAATGGGCGCTGACGGTGTTCAAATCTATGCCGTTGATGGTGAAATGGCCCCGGAAAATATGCTTCCTGCTGATCGCAAAAAATTAAAAAACTATCTTGAATCATTAGATTTAGAAATTGCTGCATTATGCGGAGATCTTGGTGGACATGGATTTCAAGATGCACAAATGAATCCTGAAAAGATTGGAAAGTCTAAAAGGATTTTAGATCTAGCAGTCGAATTAGGAACGAATATTGTTACGACCCATATTGGAATGATTCCCGAAGCAGAAGATAGCCAAATTTACGAGACGATGCAGAAGGCTTGTGAAGAATTGGGCGTTTACGCAAAAAGCTTAGGAGCATTTTTTGCTATTGAAACAGGCCCTGAACCATCTAAACGGTTAAAAACATTTTTAGATAGCTTAAGCACCAATGGCGTTTCGGTGAACTTCGATCCTGCGAATATGGTCATGGTGACAGGGGATGATCCGATAGAGGGAGTCAAATGTTTAGCAGATTACATTGTCCACACCCATGTAAAAGATGGGATTCAATTAAAACCGGTGAATCCTCGTGATGTTTATGGGTATCTTGGCTATGGCGGTGGAGTTGACCATGAGAAGATTGCTGAGATGGTTGCTTCAGGTCAATATTTTCGAGAAGTGCCATTAGGCCAGGGAAGTGTTGATTTTCCTAAATACTTTGCTGCCTTAAAAGAAATCGACTATCAAGGATACTTAACAATTGAAAGAGAAGTACATCATAACCCTATCAAGGATATTTCAGCTGCGATTGAATTTATTAAACGTTTTAAATCCAAATAG
- a CDS encoding ROK family transcriptional regulator yields MEKQDQILMKQQNKSLVLELIKSQSPISRSELAKITKMSPTSISRIVNELCQQGFVKETELVTSGVGRKATLLEVCGDVLYTIGIELDKSVIKIGLVNFIGEIVCLETHNRNPEEDYQDMLENIFRYIKQIINENTIAMEKVIGVAVGLPGSIDHKNGIVRLSDQLCLENVPFAQDLKRITSLEVIIDNELKMKAVAENTLGKAKDSQNSILVGIGSGIGAAIILNGEVYRGKANNAGEIGHTVVNPNGNVCKCGKIGCLATYISEGAILADCQKVKNVSSFDDCILAFKNKESWAINILDRTLTHIALVISDMACFYNPEVIILSGDFIDKIPEVNHYIEEKCQRYMWEPIKDTLRIEYSLLGEQGVVLGGAIQAQHILMNLI; encoded by the coding sequence ATGGAAAAGCAGGACCAAATTTTAATGAAACAGCAGAATAAATCATTAGTCCTTGAACTGATTAAAAGTCAATCACCCATTTCAAGATCGGAACTCGCTAAGATCACTAAGATGAGTCCAACTTCTATTAGTAGAATTGTTAACGAGCTATGTCAGCAAGGATTTGTAAAAGAAACAGAATTGGTTACATCGGGGGTTGGAAGAAAGGCCACACTTCTTGAAGTTTGTGGTGATGTCCTTTATACGATTGGAATTGAATTAGATAAATCTGTAATAAAAATTGGACTGGTAAATTTTATAGGGGAAATCGTCTGCTTAGAAACGCATAACCGAAATCCAGAGGAAGATTATCAGGACATGTTGGAAAATATTTTCCGATACATTAAACAGATCATCAATGAAAATACCATCGCCATGGAAAAAGTCATTGGTGTTGCTGTAGGTCTTCCAGGATCGATTGATCATAAAAATGGAATTGTAAGGCTTTCAGATCAGTTGTGTTTGGAAAATGTTCCATTCGCACAAGATTTAAAGAGAATTACGTCCCTGGAAGTGATTATTGATAATGAATTAAAAATGAAAGCGGTTGCTGAAAATACGTTAGGAAAAGCGAAAGACTCACAAAATTCAATACTAGTTGGGATTGGTTCCGGAATCGGTGCCGCCATTATTCTTAATGGTGAGGTTTATCGTGGAAAAGCGAATAATGCAGGAGAAATTGGCCATACAGTAGTGAATCCGAATGGGAATGTTTGCAAATGCGGGAAAATTGGCTGTTTAGCTACTTATATTTCAGAAGGTGCCATTCTTGCTGATTGTCAAAAGGTAAAAAACGTTTCATCATTTGATGATTGTATTCTGGCATTTAAAAACAAAGAGTCTTGGGCAATCAATATTTTAGATCGAACTCTCACCCATATTGCCCTTGTTATCAGTGATATGGCATGTTTTTATAACCCGGAAGTCATCATATTAAGTGGAGATTTCATCGATAAAATTCCGGAAGTCAATCACTACATAGAAGAAAAATGTCAAAGATATATGTGGGAGCCAATAAAGGATACGTTGCGAATCGAATACTCTCTTTTAGGCGAACAAGGGGTAGTTCTTGGTGGGGCCATTCAAGCACAACATATCTTAATGAATTTAATTTAG
- a CDS encoding asparaginase: MGYEILIEETRAGLVENVHFGIICGLNEEKEKIYQIGDPEQEVFFRSAAKPIQALPIFLSTIIEKYNLTEEEAALFAASHRGEENHISALKSMLNKLPVEETDLYCPPSYPLNREPREKMIRLGEQKRRLYHNCSGKHMGFVAVCKEMGYPVANYWEPNHPLQQHIAQILSTLSEVPISKIKIGIDGCGVPVFAIPLSSMALTYLKLACPDLIEDSKLRNAVQKLTNTMNHQYNMIASEHFICSVLLQDPNIVAKGGAQGVYCFGLKNERIAFALKVINGSEDVWPNIVASILDQIDYKNKETIQKLRRLKPSLVKNDSGIEVGAIKERFAL, from the coding sequence ATGGGGTATGAAATATTAATAGAAGAAACACGAGCGGGGTTGGTAGAAAATGTTCACTTCGGTATTATTTGTGGTTTGAATGAGGAGAAAGAAAAGATCTATCAAATAGGGGACCCGGAACAAGAAGTATTTTTTCGATCTGCTGCTAAACCGATTCAAGCCTTACCGATTTTTTTATCAACGATTATTGAAAAATACAATCTAACGGAGGAAGAAGCTGCTTTGTTTGCTGCCTCACACCGGGGAGAAGAAAATCATATTTCCGCTCTTAAATCGATGCTTAACAAACTACCAGTCGAAGAAACGGATTTATATTGTCCCCCTTCGTACCCGTTAAATAGGGAGCCGCGGGAAAAAATGATTCGATTAGGCGAACAGAAAAGAAGACTTTATCATAATTGCTCCGGCAAACATATGGGATTTGTAGCTGTTTGCAAAGAAATGGGCTATCCTGTAGCTAATTACTGGGAACCAAATCATCCGCTTCAACAACATATTGCTCAGATTTTATCCACACTATCTGAAGTTCCTATTTCCAAAATCAAGATTGGAATTGATGGCTGTGGTGTTCCTGTATTTGCGATTCCATTAAGCTCAATGGCGCTTACTTATTTAAAATTAGCCTGTCCAGATTTAATAGAGGATTCAAAGCTAAGAAATGCTGTACAAAAATTGACAAACACTATGAATCACCAGTATAACATGATTGCTTCGGAGCACTTTATTTGTTCCGTCCTATTACAAGATCCTAATATCGTCGCCAAAGGCGGAGCACAAGGGGTTTATTGCTTCGGATTAAAAAATGAACGAATCGCATTTGCTTTAAAGGTGATCAATGGTTCGGAAGATGTGTGGCCAAACATCGTCGCATCCATTCTTGATCAAATAGATTACAAGAATAAGGAAACCATTCAAAAACTAAGACGATTAAAACCCTCACTTGTCAAAAATGATTCAGGCATTGAAGTCGGCGCTATTAAAGAGAGATTTGCTTTATAA
- a CDS encoding multidrug transporter, producing the protein MENTKNTPSVPHSNENKKGDYGTDTSEVHSAIKETIIKNREMIRKNRELLEKDH; encoded by the coding sequence ATGGAAAATACAAAAAATACTCCATCAGTTCCTCATTCGAATGAAAACAAAAAAGGTGATTATGGTACAGATACTAGTGAAGTGCACTCGGCTATAAAAGAGACAATCATTAAGAATAGAGAAATGATAAGAAAAAATCGTGAATTATTAGAAAAAGACCATTGA
- a CDS encoding DUF6980 family protein, whose translation MSKRDLWFDTLEKLGYDAPYEQDIPEEFNSEKWYNK comes from the coding sequence ATGTCAAAAAGAGATTTATGGTTTGATACTCTCGAAAAATTAGGGTATGACGCCCCTTATGAACAGGACATTCCCGAAGAATTCAATTCTGAAAAATGGTACAACAAATAA